Proteins encoded within one genomic window of Variovorax sp. OAS795:
- a CDS encoding DUF3182 family protein codes for MDTFFGPGVAVVDTVLNTTGGSVVVWSADPQAYSSDHERATRKNFAERLAALKQFRFAGEYDASRAHENTPLYFVPSDTVSSTQLARSLGISTLHDLFGGVVPYPFVATKAITHPLAGRAAACPEGWAPAFAAAVSDAVLEGYSAFSLEDARWAGRQLLENGPVRVKPVCATGGRGQTMVAGAEALDACLAAMDEREIAANGVVIEENLENPDTFSVGQVIVDELVVSYYGRQRMTRDNAGQSVYGGSDLTLARGNFDALLARTAPPPALGLAIEQARRYHQAVIDCFPGFFASRVNYDVAQGAGAGGQRRSGVLEQSWRVGGATGAEMVAIESFWRDPALDRMRVSCFEAYGEAAPIPADAQVHYRGIDSQTGHLTKYALHKPYDSDTT; via the coding sequence ATGGACACTTTCTTCGGTCCGGGAGTCGCCGTCGTGGACACGGTCCTCAACACCACCGGCGGCAGCGTCGTCGTCTGGAGCGCCGATCCACAGGCCTACAGCAGCGACCACGAGCGCGCCACGCGCAAGAATTTTGCAGAGCGGCTCGCGGCGCTGAAGCAGTTCCGCTTCGCGGGCGAGTACGACGCCTCGCGCGCGCACGAGAACACGCCGCTGTACTTCGTGCCGAGCGATACCGTCTCCAGCACGCAGCTGGCGCGCTCGCTCGGCATCTCGACGCTGCACGACCTGTTCGGCGGGGTGGTTCCCTATCCCTTCGTCGCCACCAAGGCCATCACGCATCCGCTCGCCGGACGGGCGGCCGCCTGTCCCGAAGGCTGGGCGCCGGCGTTCGCAGCAGCCGTGTCGGACGCGGTGCTCGAAGGCTACTCGGCGTTCTCGCTGGAGGACGCGCGATGGGCGGGGCGCCAGCTGCTGGAGAACGGCCCGGTGCGCGTCAAGCCCGTGTGCGCCACCGGGGGCCGCGGCCAGACGATGGTCGCCGGCGCCGAGGCGCTGGACGCCTGCCTGGCGGCCATGGACGAGCGCGAGATCGCGGCCAACGGCGTGGTCATCGAGGAGAACCTCGAGAACCCCGACACCTTCAGCGTGGGGCAGGTGATCGTCGACGAGCTGGTCGTGAGCTACTACGGGCGCCAGCGCATGACTCGGGACAACGCGGGGCAGAGCGTCTATGGCGGCTCCGACCTCACGCTCGCGCGCGGCAATTTCGATGCGTTGCTCGCCCGCACCGCGCCGCCTCCGGCGCTGGGCCTGGCCATCGAGCAGGCGCGGCGCTATCACCAGGCGGTGATCGATTGCTTCCCGGGCTTCTTTGCCTCGCGCGTGAACTACGACGTGGCGCAGGGCGCGGGTGCCGGCGGCCAGCGGCGCTCGGGCGTGCTGGAGCAGTCGTGGCGCGTCGGCGGCGCAACCGGCGCCGAGATGGTGGCCATCGAATCCTTCTGGCGCGATCCGGCGCTCGACCGGATGCGCGTTTCATGCTTCGAGGCGTATGGTGAGGCCGCGCCGATCCCGGCCGATGCCCAGGTGCACTACCGCGGCATCGACAGCCAGACGGGGCACCTCACCAAATACGCATTGCACAAGCCGTATGACAGCGACACGACATAA
- a CDS encoding alpha/beta fold hydrolase: protein MTATRHNFIDISVDGQHIAGTLVAASTMVPGVLLVHGWDGSQEQYIARAHEIAALGCVCLTFDLRGHARHASLRQEVTREDNLRDVLAAYDTLISHPTVDPNAIAIVGSSYGGYLAALVSAMRPVRWLALRAPALYRDREWLAPKGQLSRPDLVAYRRTLVGPRDNRALAACEAFTGDVLIVESEHDQIVPHPVIENYLGAFKRVRSATYRVLSDADHALSKQAHRQAYGQLLVSWMTEMTIGARATGAMTRPVAASPA from the coding sequence ATGACAGCGACACGACATAACTTCATCGACATATCGGTAGACGGACAGCACATTGCCGGAACGCTGGTTGCCGCTTCCACCATGGTGCCCGGCGTTCTGCTGGTCCACGGCTGGGATGGCAGCCAGGAGCAGTACATCGCGCGCGCACACGAGATCGCCGCGCTCGGCTGCGTCTGCCTCACCTTCGACCTGCGCGGCCACGCGCGCCATGCCTCGCTGCGCCAGGAGGTCACCCGCGAGGACAACCTGCGCGACGTGCTCGCCGCCTACGACACGCTCATCAGCCACCCGACCGTGGACCCCAACGCCATCGCCATCGTGGGCAGCAGCTACGGGGGCTACCTGGCGGCGCTGGTGAGCGCCATGCGGCCGGTGCGCTGGCTCGCGCTGCGGGCACCGGCGCTCTACCGCGACCGCGAGTGGCTGGCGCCCAAGGGGCAGCTGAGCCGGCCCGACCTCGTGGCCTACCGGCGCACGCTGGTCGGTCCGCGCGACAACCGTGCGCTGGCCGCTTGCGAAGCGTTCACGGGTGACGTGCTGATCGTCGAGTCGGAGCACGACCAGATCGTGCCGCACCCCGTGATCGAGAACTACCTGGGCGCGTTCAAGCGCGTCCGGTCCGCCACCTACCGCGTGCTTTCGGACGCCGACCATGCGCTCTCGAAACAGGCGCACCGCCAAGCCTATGGGCAGCTGCTCGTGTCCTGGATGACCGAGATGACCATCGGCGCCCGGGCGACCGGCGCCATGACGCGGCCCGTGGCCGCGAGTCCTGCATAG
- a CDS encoding FAD-binding oxidoreductase, with protein sequence MLLRKELGVVENSYYEASVERAVRFEAARPLEGIATADVCVVGGGLAGLSAALELALRGFAVVLLEAQRVGWGASGRNGGQVIVGFGSDGEEAIEDQFSPEDVRRAWNISVEGLDLMQERIASYAIDCDWQPGYLNLSVKPSKSRALRAWMDHVQRVHGYPLQWLGPREVAERVASERFHAGTFDARSGHLHPLKYSLGLAGAARAAGAQLHENSAAQVIERGPRPVVKTAQGEVRCSFVVLAGNVYLAEYGDDVAPEVSSRIMPVGTYMIATEPMGKDRADALMRGRPAASDTNFVLDYFRLSADHRLLFGSGDSYSARTPRNLIEKIRKSMLAVFPQLSDLGIDHAWGGFVDITMNQAPDFGRLGTNIYYLQGFSGHGLALTGMAGKLAAEAIAGQAERFDLFARIGHHAFPGGTMLRTPALVLGMLYYRLRDML encoded by the coding sequence TTGCTGCTGCGCAAGGAACTCGGCGTCGTCGAGAATTCATACTACGAAGCCAGCGTCGAGCGGGCCGTGCGGTTCGAGGCCGCGCGTCCGCTCGAAGGCATTGCCACGGCCGATGTCTGCGTGGTGGGCGGCGGACTTGCGGGCTTGTCGGCGGCGCTCGAGCTTGCGCTGCGCGGCTTTGCCGTGGTGCTGCTGGAGGCGCAGCGCGTCGGCTGGGGCGCATCGGGGCGCAACGGCGGCCAGGTGATCGTGGGCTTCGGCTCGGATGGCGAAGAAGCCATCGAAGACCAGTTCTCGCCCGAGGACGTGCGCCGGGCCTGGAACATCTCGGTCGAAGGACTGGACCTGATGCAGGAGCGGATCGCGAGCTACGCGATCGACTGCGACTGGCAGCCCGGCTATCTCAATCTGTCGGTCAAGCCGTCGAAGTCGCGCGCGCTCCGCGCATGGATGGACCATGTGCAGCGTGTGCACGGCTACCCACTCCAATGGCTGGGCCCGAGGGAAGTCGCAGAGCGCGTGGCCAGTGAACGTTTCCACGCCGGCACCTTCGATGCGCGCTCGGGCCACCTGCATCCGCTGAAATATTCGCTCGGCCTGGCGGGTGCGGCGCGCGCCGCGGGCGCACAGCTGCACGAGAACTCGGCGGCCCAGGTGATCGAGCGCGGGCCTCGCCCCGTGGTCAAGACCGCGCAGGGCGAGGTGCGGTGCAGCTTCGTGGTGCTGGCGGGCAACGTGTACCTGGCCGAATACGGCGACGACGTGGCGCCCGAGGTGTCGTCGCGCATCATGCCCGTGGGCACCTACATGATCGCCACCGAGCCCATGGGCAAGGACCGCGCCGATGCGCTCATGCGCGGCCGGCCAGCGGCGTCGGACACCAACTTCGTCCTCGACTACTTCCGCCTCAGCGCGGACCATCGCCTGCTGTTCGGCTCGGGCGACAGCTACAGCGCCAGGACGCCGCGCAACCTCATCGAGAAGATCCGCAAGAGCATGCTCGCGGTGTTTCCGCAGCTTTCGGACCTGGGCATCGACCACGCATGGGGCGGCTTCGTCGACATCACGATGAACCAGGCGCCGGACTTCGGGCGCCTGGGCACCAACATCTACTACCTGCAAGGCTTCTCCGGCCACGGCCTCGCGCTCACCGGCATGGCGGGCAAGCTGGCGGCCGAGGCGATCGCGGGGCAGGCCGAACGCTTCGATCTCTTCGCCCGCATCGGGCACCACGCCTTCCCTGGCGGCACCATGCTGCGCACGCCGGCGCTGGTGCTGGGAATGCTGTACTACCGCCTGCGGGACATGCTGTAG
- a CDS encoding hemerythrin domain-containing protein, which yields MPTSTKRAAADACSLLDTDHRNVKKLFKEYEELTQSKAASAQQKKRELATQICNELTVHAQIEEEIFYPALREAIKETDLLDEAEVEHGSAKELIAQIESATDVDEKFDAKVIVLGEYIDHHVKEERNEIFVKARAAKGLDLVAMRDQLATRKEELMEELTGMTA from the coding sequence ATGCCCACCTCCACAAAGCGTGCAGCAGCCGATGCCTGCAGCCTCCTCGACACCGACCACCGCAACGTCAAGAAGTTGTTCAAGGAGTACGAGGAGCTGACCCAGTCGAAAGCTGCCAGTGCGCAGCAGAAAAAGCGTGAACTCGCAACCCAGATCTGCAACGAGCTGACCGTCCATGCGCAGATCGAGGAAGAAATCTTCTACCCCGCCTTGCGCGAGGCGATCAAGGAAACCGATCTGCTGGACGAGGCCGAGGTCGAGCATGGCAGTGCCAAGGAACTGATCGCGCAGATCGAATCGGCCACCGACGTGGACGAGAAGTTCGACGCCAAGGTCATCGTGCTGGGCGAGTACATCGACCACCACGTCAAGGAAGAGCGCAACGAGATCTTCGTCAAGGCACGCGCCGCCAAGGGGCTCGACCTGGTCGCCATGCGCGATCAGCTTGCCACGCGCAAGGAAGAGCTGATGGAAGAACTCACCGGCATGACCGCCTGA
- a CDS encoding hemerythrin domain-containing protein gives MTSIVSRLFPTATNMIRLDHTHVLSTFHQYKASAPSRVKKGLVNTICTALEIHAQLEEEIFYPEMRKVCDDERITKSLDEHSEMRRLIGLLRTMEPEARDYDETLTSLMRDVMHHVADEETILLPAAEKLLEDRLGELGAQMTKRRLQLAGPRTGEIALDMGRAASGNTAAIAMVGLAAAGLLLARRSGPLRRRWHARA, from the coding sequence ATGACAAGCATCGTCTCCCGGCTGTTTCCCACGGCGACCAACATGATTCGCCTGGATCACACGCATGTGCTCTCCACTTTCCACCAGTACAAGGCCAGCGCGCCGTCGCGCGTGAAGAAGGGCCTGGTCAACACCATCTGCACCGCGCTCGAAATCCATGCCCAGCTCGAGGAAGAAATCTTCTATCCCGAGATGCGCAAGGTCTGCGACGACGAGCGCATCACGAAGTCGCTCGACGAGCACTCCGAGATGCGCCGCCTCATCGGCCTCTTGCGCACCATGGAGCCCGAAGCGCGCGACTATGACGAGACGCTGACGTCGCTGATGCGCGACGTGATGCACCACGTGGCCGACGAGGAAACCATCTTGCTGCCCGCGGCCGAGAAGCTGCTCGAGGACAGGCTCGGCGAGCTGGGCGCGCAGATGACCAAGCGCCGGCTGCAGCTCGCGGGGCCGCGCACCGGCGAGATCGCGCTCGACATGGGCCGCGCGGCATCGGGCAATACCGCGGCGATTGCAATGGTCGGGTTGGCCGCCGCCGGCCTGCTGCTGGCGCGGCGTTCGGGCCCTTTGCGGCGGCGCTGGCACGCGCGCGCCTGA